A window of Clostridioides sp. ES-S-0010-02 genomic DNA:
CTAAATCTATTTTATTTTCATAAAAAACATCTAAAGCCTCTTCCCCATTTTTTGCAGTAAATACATTGAAGCCTTCTTTTTTAAAATAAGCACAAAGTATCTTAATCATACTCACTTCATCATCAGCAATTAATACATTCATATATTCACATCCCTAAATTTATTATATTTCATATTATATCCATTGTTTCAATTATATAAAATATATGTTACAAGAAGTTTACAATTATTACTAAATACCAATATAAAATAGAGTACAGATAAGCTTTAATACTAAATCTATAAATTTAAACACATAGTTAACTCTGCAAAATTTTTAAATATAATTGTTACTCTCTAAATATTAATATAAAGCAGAAACCTACAAAATAACTCTTCTATATAAAATTAATATTTTTATCCAATCCCATAAGATTTTATACATAAATAAAAAAGTATCTCACCTATGATTTAAAAATCATTTTGAGATACCTTTTACAAAATTATATATTCTACACTACTTATCTAAGCTTAAAACTTAAAGCTTAAATCTTAATCTATTAATAATCTAATTTACCCTAATTGCTATTGTATTTTATAGATATAGCCAATTTATCTAAAATCCTCATCAATACATCATATGCATTTATTTAAAATAATCCTAATATACCTGTAATAGCACCTACCACTATCAATATACCCATTATTTTTATTGGAGAAAGACCTTTCTTTAAAGCAAAGAGTACCAATAAAGTAAGTACCAAAGGAATTAACCCTGGAAATATCTTATCAAGTAAATCTGTCTGAAGACTAAATTTAAAATCTCCACTAGTATAACTTATTGGTGTAGATAAATTAATAAATCTACCTACTAGTCCGCCCATAACTAAAGTCCCTAGTATAGAAGCACCTTCTATAACTTTATTTACTATTCCACCCTGAAGTATACTTTCAACAGCTTTTTTACCATACTTGTATCCATTTGTCCACATTCCAAATGAAATTGAAGTCATTATTATATATTGAGCCAATACAAATAATATCGGTCCTGCAATTGATGCTCCTCCCTCAGTTAAACCAATACAAACAGCTAATACTATAGGTGTTATAACTCCTTGAGTTAAAGTATCTCCAATACCTGCCAATGGTCCCATTAAACCTGTCTTTATGGCATTCATACCATCACCACTTATTTCATCTGCACCATTAGCTTTTTCTTCTTCCATAGCTATTGTTATTCCATGTATAACACATCCACATATAGGCTCTGTATTAAAAAATGCCAAGTGAGTTTCTACTTCTTGCTTTAA
This region includes:
- a CDS encoding PTS system mannose/fructose/sorbose family transporter subunit IID, which gives rise to MSDTKSEVAKKTLSKKDVIKSWLRWFFFAQSNYNYERLQSTAFSHSMLPVLKKLYPDKEELKQEVETHLAFFNTEPICGCVIHGITIAMEEEKANGADEISGDGMNAIKTGLMGPLAGIGDTLTQGVITPIVLAVCIGLTEGGASIAGPILFVLAQYIIMTSISFGMWTNGYKYGKKAVESILQGGIVNKVIEGASILGTLVMGGLVGRFINLSTPISYTSGDFKFSLQTDLLDKIFPGLIPLVLTLLVLFALKKGLSPIKIMGILIVVGAITGILGLF